One part of the Microlunatus elymi genome encodes these proteins:
- a CDS encoding DinB family protein, with amino-acid sequence MTRYIDEDLHDAEFRECDLTGARLIGVVMQDAVIDGLVTNLVVNGVEVTAYVEAELDRRHPVRVLIRSQDAADLREAAGRLHAAWDATIDRIRGRPGMERRSVNDERSALQTLRHLVFVHDSWFRRCCLGSTELFTPFGIGPDVEPYRAANGLDPSLDEVVRVRQAQAVELEAWLDKITAEQLAARAPVPDDDVWPPYARGRSVWQCLGTVLTETFEHHRFCVRDLDLIESQDAHTGMIKFGTKSQVQILRAGDESQ; translated from the coding sequence ATGACCCGGTACATCGATGAGGACCTGCACGATGCCGAGTTTCGTGAGTGCGACCTGACCGGGGCACGGCTGATCGGCGTGGTGATGCAGGACGCGGTGATCGACGGGCTCGTCACCAACCTGGTGGTGAACGGCGTCGAGGTCACCGCGTACGTCGAGGCGGAGCTCGACCGCCGACATCCGGTCCGGGTGCTGATCCGCTCCCAGGACGCCGCCGATCTCCGCGAGGCTGCCGGCCGCCTGCACGCCGCCTGGGACGCCACGATCGACCGGATTCGCGGGCGGCCCGGCATGGAACGACGCAGCGTGAACGACGAGCGGTCGGCCCTGCAGACCCTGCGTCATCTGGTCTTCGTGCACGACTCGTGGTTCCGCCGCTGCTGCCTGGGGTCGACGGAACTGTTCACCCCGTTCGGCATCGGACCCGACGTCGAGCCCTACCGTGCGGCGAACGGGCTCGACCCGAGTCTGGACGAGGTTGTCCGTGTGCGTCAGGCACAGGCCGTCGAGCTTGAGGCTTGGCTGGACAAGATCACCGCTGAGCAACTCGCGGCCCGCGCGCCAGTGCCCGATGACGACGTGTGGCCGCCGTACGCCCGCGGCCGCTCGGTGTGGCAGTGTCTCGGTACGGTGCTCACCGAGACCTTCGAGCACCACCGCTTCTGCGTCCGCGACCTCGACCTGATCGAGTCACAGGACGCGCACACAGGCATGATCAAGTTTGGGACGAAGTCGCAGGTTCAAATCCTGAGAGCGGGGGATGAGTCGCAATGA
- a CDS encoding mycothiol transferase: MTARVLRFSRIPVPDMSRSGRLLRLRDEEKHWNQPERLIVAQFGVLIYVGDSAHAPDASSDDIAECDEHADEVTAANAMVGAWAFTPRNMATSVRGAGVTAGPFVDAADIVAGFYIIEAPDLDAAVAIARTNPALKAGGGVEIRPIHSGGMVERAPGESMPEAPAERDLLLQRLAGQRRHILDQLAGLSEEQLRRPVLPSGWSCVGLVQHLTLSDERYWFEVVMAGKPLDFWPEGDNADWQVPDAVPAESVIADYRAAIDRSDAYIAGLDLDAPPAQPEDWWAEAGLSFPNLRAVLLHVIVETATHAGHLDAVRELLDRKQYIVL, translated from the coding sequence ATGACGGCTCGAGTCTTGCGGTTCTCTAGGATTCCGGTCCCGGACATGTCGAGATCGGGCCGGCTGCTCCGTCTCAGGGATGAAGAGAAACATTGGAATCAACCAGAAAGGCTGATCGTGGCCCAGTTCGGAGTATTGATCTATGTCGGCGATTCGGCTCACGCCCCGGATGCGTCGAGCGATGACATCGCAGAGTGCGATGAGCATGCCGACGAGGTGACCGCCGCGAACGCGATGGTCGGTGCGTGGGCGTTCACGCCGCGGAATATGGCGACGTCGGTCCGCGGTGCCGGCGTGACTGCCGGACCGTTCGTCGACGCTGCCGACATCGTCGCCGGCTTCTACATCATCGAGGCACCGGATCTGGACGCAGCGGTTGCGATCGCTCGTACCAATCCCGCGCTCAAGGCCGGCGGTGGTGTGGAGATCCGACCGATCCACTCCGGCGGCATGGTCGAGCGGGCGCCGGGGGAATCGATGCCTGAAGCTCCCGCGGAACGCGATCTGCTGCTGCAACGCCTGGCCGGGCAGCGTCGGCACATCCTTGATCAACTCGCCGGGCTGAGTGAGGAACAGTTGCGCCGCCCCGTCCTGCCGTCGGGTTGGAGTTGTGTCGGTCTGGTGCAACACCTGACCCTGTCCGACGAGCGGTACTGGTTCGAGGTCGTGATGGCGGGCAAGCCGCTGGATTTCTGGCCCGAAGGGGACAACGCCGACTGGCAGGTTCCTGACGCAGTGCCGGCGGAATCGGTGATCGCCGACTACCGGGCCGCGATCGACCGGTCGGACGCCTACATCGCGGGGCTCGATCTTGATGCTCCGCCGGCTCAGCCGGAGGATTGGTGGGCCGAGGCCGGACTCTCCTTCCCGAACCTGCGGGCGGTGCTGCTGCACGTCATCGTCGAGACCGCAACCCATGCGGGACACCTCGATGCCGTGCGAGAGTTGCTCGACCGCAAGCAGTACATCGTGCTGTGA
- a CDS encoding alpha/beta hydrolase, with product MALDLTTYPIDDSARPTVMVLPGGGYAHLADHEGEPVARWLNTLGLHAAVLRYTIGDGAHPGALHDGRQAMRELRSGRAGVRVAADRLGVLGFSAGGHLAAMLAGDSADVMGAESYTFAGRPDAAILCYPVTDLRETLSGRIPNLHVGSARNLLHDPSAELLADLSPSTRVTEDFPPSFIWTTSDDEGVPALHSLELMTALAVAGVPFEAHVFRHGRHGLGLADEEEPLVAQWQQLCGRWLTGIGWL from the coding sequence ATGGCGCTGGACCTGACCACGTACCCGATCGACGATTCTGCGCGCCCGACGGTGATGGTGCTGCCGGGCGGCGGATACGCCCATCTCGCCGATCATGAAGGCGAACCGGTCGCGCGTTGGCTGAACACGCTCGGTCTGCACGCGGCGGTGCTGCGCTACACCATCGGCGACGGCGCGCATCCGGGTGCGTTGCACGACGGCCGGCAAGCGATGCGCGAGCTGCGGTCCGGCCGCGCCGGGGTGCGGGTCGCGGCCGATCGGCTCGGAGTGCTCGGATTCTCTGCCGGCGGGCATCTCGCCGCCATGCTGGCCGGCGACAGCGCCGACGTGATGGGCGCCGAGTCGTACACCTTCGCCGGTCGGCCGGACGCCGCGATCCTCTGTTACCCGGTGACCGATCTGCGGGAAACGCTGAGCGGCCGGATTCCCAATCTGCACGTCGGTTCTGCCCGCAACCTGCTGCACGACCCGAGCGCCGAACTGCTGGCCGACCTGTCCCCCAGCACCCGGGTGACCGAGGACTTCCCGCCGTCGTTCATCTGGACCACCAGCGACGACGAAGGCGTCCCGGCACTGCACTCGCTGGAGTTGATGACCGCGCTGGCGGTGGCCGGTGTCCCGTTCGAGGCGCACGTCTTCCGGCACGGCCGCCACGGCCTCGGCCTCGCCGACGAGGAGGAACCGCTGGTCGCCCAGTGGCAGCAGCTCTGTGGCCGCTGGCTCACCGGCATCGGCTGGCTCTGA
- the aspS gene encoding aspartate--tRNA(Asn) ligase has protein sequence MIHHPVSRVLAAELPQHVGEAVEIDGWLHRFRELKSVSFMIIRDRSGLSQVVITGGYEAPPEESVLRIRGVVTANGQAPGGVEITDPTIEVLSRAEQLPPFDLYRPQVPGNLPTVLDHAQVTLRHPRLRAQQTLAAASIGGFRSTLDDHGFTEIHTPKVVESATESGANVFELDWFGRRAFLAQSPQFYKQIMVGVFERVYETGPVFRAEPHDTARHLAQYTSLDAEFGFIRDHQDVMIMVREVIAGMIQSVRTRATMELQLLDVELPKVPEEIPQLHFADAMRRLGKDDVDLAPADERALSAWAVEEYGSEFLFVTGYPMAKRPFYTQPEPGNPSYSNSFDLLFRGLELITGGQRLHRHGDYLAALAERGEPIQPYASYLDTFAYGMPPHGGFALGLERWVARLAGVDNVRLTTLFPRDLHRLSP, from the coding sequence ATGATCCACCACCCAGTAAGTCGCGTGCTGGCGGCCGAGTTGCCGCAGCATGTCGGAGAGGCCGTCGAGATCGACGGTTGGCTGCATCGCTTCCGCGAGTTGAAGTCAGTCAGTTTCATGATCATCCGCGATCGCAGCGGATTGTCCCAGGTCGTGATCACCGGAGGGTATGAAGCCCCGCCGGAGGAGTCCGTGCTGCGCATCCGCGGTGTGGTCACCGCGAACGGCCAGGCACCCGGCGGCGTCGAGATCACCGATCCGACGATCGAGGTCTTGTCGCGGGCCGAGCAGCTGCCGCCGTTCGATCTCTACCGGCCCCAGGTGCCGGGCAACCTGCCCACAGTTCTTGATCATGCTCAGGTGACGTTGCGGCATCCGCGGCTGCGAGCCCAGCAGACGTTGGCCGCGGCGTCGATCGGCGGCTTCCGCAGCACCCTTGATGATCATGGATTCACCGAGATCCACACACCGAAGGTGGTGGAGTCGGCCACCGAGTCGGGCGCGAACGTGTTCGAGCTGGACTGGTTCGGACGACGCGCCTTCCTGGCCCAATCGCCGCAGTTCTACAAGCAGATCATGGTCGGCGTCTTCGAGCGGGTGTACGAGACCGGTCCGGTCTTCCGGGCCGAACCGCACGACACCGCCCGGCATCTGGCGCAGTACACCAGCCTGGACGCCGAGTTCGGTTTCATTAGGGATCATCAAGACGTGATGATCATGGTCCGCGAGGTGATCGCCGGCATGATCCAATCGGTTCGCACGCGGGCGACGATGGAGCTGCAACTGTTGGACGTCGAGCTACCGAAGGTGCCCGAGGAGATCCCGCAGCTGCACTTTGCCGACGCCATGCGCCGACTCGGCAAGGACGATGTTGATCTTGCTCCGGCCGACGAACGGGCGCTGAGTGCCTGGGCGGTGGAGGAGTACGGCAGCGAGTTCCTCTTCGTCACCGGTTATCCGATGGCGAAGCGGCCGTTCTACACCCAGCCGGAGCCGGGAAATCCCTCGTACAGCAACAGTTTCGACCTGTTGTTCCGCGGGTTGGAGTTGATCACCGGCGGTCAGCGACTGCATCGGCACGGCGATTACCTGGCCGCGCTGGCCGAACGGGGTGAGCCGATCCAGCCGTACGCGAGCTATCTGGACACGTTCGCGTACGGGATGCCTCCGCACGGTGGCTTCGCCCTCGGCCTGGAACGCTGGGTGGCCCGCCTGGCCGGCGTCGACAACGTCCGGCTGACCACGCTCTTCCCCCGCGACCTGCACCGCCTGTCTCCGTAG
- a CDS encoding ATP-binding cassette domain-containing protein: MTVLLGPNGAGKSTLVACLLGDQVPDSGEVEVLGGRPAKRGSPQRRIGWLPQDPQLPQRFRVAEMVTYAGWLKGLDWSDARTAGIAALERVDLVDRSASLVKELSGGMRRRAAIAAATVHEPEVLLLDEPMAGLDPQQRIAVRDVIARYADTATVLMCTHILQDVVAVANRVVVVDHGVVRFDGATEAFTALSGRTGDLEAAYLSLFDVRTSA, from the coding sequence GTGACCGTTCTGCTCGGTCCGAATGGTGCAGGAAAGAGCACGCTGGTCGCTTGCCTACTGGGTGATCAGGTTCCGGACTCGGGAGAGGTAGAGGTTCTCGGGGGCCGTCCTGCCAAACGTGGGAGCCCTCAGCGGAGGATCGGCTGGTTGCCACAAGACCCTCAGCTGCCGCAGAGGTTCAGAGTCGCGGAGATGGTTACGTATGCAGGTTGGTTGAAGGGCCTCGATTGGTCGGACGCACGAACGGCCGGCATTGCCGCGTTAGAGCGGGTCGATCTAGTAGATCGGAGCGCCAGCCTCGTCAAGGAGTTGTCTGGTGGTATGCGTCGTCGTGCCGCGATTGCTGCCGCGACCGTTCATGAGCCAGAGGTGTTGCTCCTTGATGAACCCATGGCGGGCCTTGACCCCCAACAGCGTATTGCGGTGCGCGACGTGATTGCGAGATACGCAGACACAGCGACAGTGCTCATGTGCACTCACATACTCCAGGACGTTGTCGCCGTTGCGAACCGAGTTGTGGTGGTTGATCATGGAGTAGTTCGCTTCGATGGCGCTACTGAGGCGTTTACCGCACTAAGCGGTCGGACAGGAGACCTTGAGGCGGCGTACCTCTCTTTGTTCGACGTGAGGACCTCCGCATGA
- a CDS encoding type IV toxin-antitoxin system AbiEi family antitoxin domain-containing protein, with product MYRRFDPSPELRRLIEHQSGVVTREQATAFGLGPRSQQRLVEQEHWQRLGPGLLLSRAGPVEWLSLAWAGALWGGDDARLGGLAAAYLHKLTDQPPKTILVLTPHRIQRESVSPWLFRRERAGVRSRSVGALPRTSIDDTVLDLCEQSVRDLGDGIDGRGRKIDGWISDAVQRKLTTPKRLKRALSARSRFAGRRLVEKIISEVAGGAQSVLELAYLRNVERAHGLPRGRRQVGARLAGGRIYRDVRYEKYHLLVELDGETGHIGEDRFRDFRRDNAALLEGEVTLRYGRVDVDTEPCAIAWQVAEMLVRGGWAGMVTPCPNCSRP from the coding sequence GTGTACCGCCGTTTCGATCCGTCACCCGAGCTGCGCCGGTTGATCGAGCACCAGTCCGGCGTCGTCACCAGGGAACAAGCGACCGCATTCGGCTTGGGCCCACGGTCTCAGCAACGGCTGGTCGAGCAAGAGCACTGGCAGCGTCTCGGACCGGGACTCCTCTTGTCCAGAGCGGGACCGGTCGAGTGGCTGAGCCTGGCGTGGGCCGGAGCGCTCTGGGGCGGCGACGACGCCAGGCTCGGCGGGTTGGCTGCGGCCTACCTGCACAAGCTCACCGACCAGCCACCCAAGACGATCCTGGTGCTGACGCCACATCGAATCCAGCGGGAATCCGTATCCCCGTGGCTGTTCCGGCGGGAGCGAGCGGGCGTGCGCAGTCGATCGGTTGGCGCGCTGCCCCGGACCTCGATCGACGACACCGTGCTCGATCTGTGCGAGCAAAGCGTTCGCGATCTAGGCGATGGTATCGACGGTCGAGGACGCAAAATTGATGGCTGGATCTCCGATGCGGTACAGCGAAAACTGACCACACCGAAGCGGCTGAAGCGGGCGCTCTCGGCGCGCTCACGATTCGCCGGGCGCCGTCTGGTGGAGAAGATCATTTCCGAGGTGGCCGGCGGAGCGCAGTCCGTGCTGGAGCTGGCCTATCTGAGAAATGTCGAACGAGCACATGGGCTGCCGCGCGGCCGCCGGCAGGTCGGCGCTCGATTGGCTGGAGGACGGATCTACCGGGACGTGCGATACGAGAAGTACCACCTACTTGTCGAACTGGACGGTGAAACCGGGCACATCGGCGAAGACCGTTTCCGAGACTTCCGCCGGGACAACGCCGCACTGCTGGAAGGTGAGGTCACGCTGCGCTACGGCCGTGTCGATGTCGACACGGAGCCATGCGCTATCGCATGGCAGGTAGCAGAAATGCTGGTCCGGGGCGGCTGGGCCGGAATGGTCACGCCCTGCCCCAACTGCTCCAGACCCTGA